One stretch of Chiroxiphia lanceolata isolate bChiLan1 chromosome 1, bChiLan1.pri, whole genome shotgun sequence DNA includes these proteins:
- the LOC116798586 gene encoding serine/threonine-protein kinase greatwall-like isoform X2, which yields MGTERPEEPGGDAAATAAGPRRVEVPRPPSIEEFTIVKPISRGAFGKVYLGRKAGRLYAVKVMKKADMINKNMVHQVQAERDALALSKSPFIVHLYYSLQSANNIYLVMEYLIGGDVKSLLHIYGYFDEEMAVKYISEAALALDYLHRHGIIHRDLKPDNMLISNQGHIKLTDFGLSRVTLNREINMIDILTTPSMAKPKQDYSRTPGQLLSLISSLGFYSPVGMKMPAHNSSQSSDSLRGVVSPLPMVQKENTPLSTKLFKTHLDNSQLTPVMPARSLTPTLLQSRKRFGTYSVSSESHTHLSNVESECCSSPRQEKDVEHSEDEPSSTTCKTNNSGSAVPSNVELTNSKSIEVLKKKELESAVSPIVRNDSGCRQKLASEHSNITDTFSYYALHVQCAYESISEKTWEENVCVNKRKITDETAETSNPQQSSSRQNEPFKEEEIFEKPGVKRGFELVDTSPCQELNYVKKSNAEYKRGCQISEFAANNRTGLTTEIQSLVLCNDGCPRDTCKSEEEVKCSISNQQTERSLTPTIAKNLMCDLDADYRKDDEKEYMNSSFLDTDDEKPLGILSADSDVFTDMSVTESHLEKQLLDLDKSVKDLSFEEPKPEGVLITSPKSQDASRSGEEAHTLQDCKLLHHEKDNDQKHGEGAYLNTVSPPSEKMMEALSLLKKGAVVFRSYNSPINMSNVSEPCSMASLDIMDLSPACSGSYPTAITPSQKGRPYQTYQTPRQGDAGTPYRTPKSVRRGAAPVEGERILGTPDYLAPELLLTKPHGSAVDWWALGVCLFEFLTGIPPFNDETPAQVFQNILKRDIPWPEGEEKLSDNAQNAIDILLTIDTTKRAGLKELKHHPLFHSVDWDNLQNQTMPFIPQPDDETDTSYFEARNNAQHLTVSGFSL from the exons ATGGGGACGGAGCGGCCCGAGGAGCCGGGGGGTGATGCCGCCGCCACAGCCGCCGGCCCGAGGCGCGTCGAGGTCCCCCGGCCCCCCTCCATCGAGGAGTTCACCATCGTGAAGCCCATCAGCCGCGGCGCCTTCGGGAAGGTGTACCTGGGCCGCAAGGCGGGCCGGCTCTATGCCGTGAAG gtgaTGAAAAAAGCAGACATGATCAACAAAAACATGGTTCACCAGGTCCAGGCAGAGAGGGATGCATTGGCTCTCAGTAAAAGTCCTTTCATTGTGCACTTATACTACTCACTTCAGTCAGCTAATAACATCTACTTA GTGATGGAGTACCTTATTGGAGGAGATGTCAAATCTCTTCTCCATATTTATGGATATTTTGATGAAGAAATGGCTGTTAAGTATATTTCTGAAGCAGCATTGGCCCTTGACTATCTTCACAGGCACGGGATAATCCACag GGATCTGAAGCCAGACAACATGCTCATTTCTAATCAGGGCCATATAAAGTTGACAGACTTTGGGCTTTCCAGAGTTACTCTGAACAGAG AGATAAATATGATAGATATCCTTACTACACCATCAATGGCAAAGCCAAAGCAGGACTATTCACGTACTCCAGGACAATTGTTGTCTCTTATCAGTTCTCTGGGCTTT TATTCTCCTGTTGGAATGAAAATGCCAGCGCACAATTCAAGTCAATCATCTGACAGTTTGCGTGGAGTGGTTTCTCCCTTACCTATGGTCCAGAAGGAAAATACTCCTCTTTCAACTAAATTATTCAAAACAC atCTTGATAATTCTCAATTAACGCCTGTGATGCCAGCAAGAAGTTTGACTCCTACTCTACTTCAGTCAAGAAAGAGGTTTGGTACTTACAGTGTTAGTAGTgagtcacacacacacctgtCCAATGTGGAATCAGaatgctgcagcagccccaggcaggagAAAGATGTAGAG CACAGTGAAGATGAACCTAGTTCTACAACGTGCAAAACAAATAACAGTGGGTCAGCTGTCCCTTCGAACGTTGAGTTAACAAATAGCAAAAGTAttgaagttttaaagaaaaaagaacttgaGTCTGCTGTTTCTCCCATTGTCAGAAATGATTCTGGCTGTAGGCAGAAGTTGGCAAGTGAACATTCGAATATAACAGATACATTTTCTTACTATGCCCTTCACGTCCAGTGTGCTTATGAGAGTATTTCTGAAAAGACTTGGGAAGAAAACGTGTgtgtaaataaaagaaagataacCGATGAAACAGCAGAAACTTCCAATCCACAACAGTCATCTTCAAGGCAGAATGAGCCtttcaaagaggaagaaatttttgaaaagcCAGGTGTTAAAAGAGGCTTTGAATTAGTTGATACCAGTCCTTGTCAGGAACTTAACTATGTTAAAAAAAGCAATGCAGAATATAAGCGTGGCTGTCAGATCTCAGAATTTGCAGCAAACAATAGGACGGGTTTGACAACAGAAATTCAGTCCTTAGTGCTCTGTAATGATGGATGCCCACGTGACACCTGCAAAAGTGAGGAGGAAGTTAAGTGTTCTATTAGCAACCAGCAAACAGAAAGATCACTTACTCCAACTATAGCCAAAAATCTTATGTGTGATCTGGATGCAGACTACAGAAAGGATGATGAAAAGGAGTACATGAACTCAAGTTTTTTAGACACCGACGATGAAAAACCTTTAGGAATCCTCAGTGCAGATTCTGATGTATTTACCGACATGTCTGTTACAGAAAGCCATttagaaaagcagcttttagaTTTGGACAAAAGTGTTAAAGACCTCTCCTTTGAGGAGCCAAAACCTGAAGGTGTGCTGATAACATCACCAAAGTCCCAAGATGCCTCACGAAGTGGAGAGGAAGCACATACACTCCAGGACTGCAAGCTGTTACATCATGAAAAGGATAATGACCAGAAACACGGGGAAGGAGCTTACCTTAACACAGTATCTCCTCCTTCAGAAAAGATGATGGAAGCTCTGAGTCTCTTAAAAAAAGGCGCTGTTGTTTTTCGAAGTTATAATAGTCCAATTAATATGTCCAATGTATCTGAGCCGTGTAGCATGGCTTCTTTAGATATAATGGATCTTTCACCCGCTTGTAGTGGCTCTTACCCAACAGCTATCACTCCATCACAGAAAGGAAGGCCATATCAGACCTATCAG ACACCTCGTCAGGGGGATGCTGGCACACCATATCGGACTCCAAAGAGTGTAAGAAGAGGAGCTGCCCCAGTAGAAGGTGAACGCATCCTAGGGACCCCAGACTACCTGGCACCGGAGCTGCTTTTGACAAAGCCTCATG GTTCTGCTGTAGACTGGTGGGCCCTCGGAGTCTGTCTGTTTGAGTTTCTAACTGGAATTCCACCTTTTAATGATGAAACACCAGCACAggttttccaaaatattttgaaaagag ATATTCCCTGGCCTGAGGGTGAAGAAAAGCTGTCTGATAATGCCCAAAATGCAATAGATATTCTTCTAACAATTGACACTACTAAAAGAGCTGGACTGAAAG AGCTGAAACATCACCCCCTCTTTCACAGTGTGGACTGGGATAATCTGCAGAATCAAACCATGCCATTTATACCTCAGCCGGATGATGAAACTGATACCTCTTACTTTGAAGCAAGGAATAATGCTCAGCACCTGACTGTGTCTGGATTTAGCTTGTAG
- the LOC116798586 gene encoding serine/threonine-protein kinase greatwall-like isoform X1 codes for MGTERPEEPGGDAAATAAGPRRVEVPRPPSIEEFTIVKPISRGAFGKVYLGRKAGRLYAVKVMKKADMINKNMVHQVQAERDALALSKSPFIVHLYYSLQSANNIYLVMEYLIGGDVKSLLHIYGYFDEEMAVKYISEAALALDYLHRHGIIHRDLKPDNMLISNQGHIKLTDFGLSRVTLNREINMIDILTTPSMAKPKQDYSRTPGQLLSLISSLGFYSPVGMKMPAHNSSQSSDSLRGVVSPLPMVQKENTPLSTKLFKTHLDNSQLTPVMPARSLTPTLLQSRKRFGTYSVSSESHTHLSNVESECCSSPRQEKDVEHSEDEPSSTTCKTNNSGSAVPSNVELTNSKSIEVLKKKELESAVSPIVRNDSGCRQKLASEHSNITDTFSYYALHVQCAYESISEKTWEENVCVNKRKITDETAETSNPQQSSSRQNEPFKEEEIFEKPGVKRGFELVDTSPCQELNYVKKSNAEYKRGCQISEFAANNRTGLTTEIQSLVLCNDGCPRDTCKSEEEVKCSISNQQTERSLTPTIAKNLMCDLDADYRKDDEKEYMNSSFLDTDDEKPLGILSADSDVFTDMSVTESHLEKQLLDLDKSVKDLSFEEPKPEGVLITSPKSQDASRSGEEAHTLQDCKLLHHEKDNDQKHGEGAYLNTVSPPSEKMMEALSLLKKGAVVFRSYNSPINMSNVSEPCSMASLDIMDLSPACSGSYPTAITPSQKGRPYQTYQTPRQGDAGTPYRTPKSVRRGAAPVEGERILGTPDYLAPELLLTKPHGTVISGSAVDWWALGVCLFEFLTGIPPFNDETPAQVFQNILKRDIPWPEGEEKLSDNAQNAIDILLTIDTTKRAGLKELKHHPLFHSVDWDNLQNQTMPFIPQPDDETDTSYFEARNNAQHLTVSGFSL; via the exons ATGGGGACGGAGCGGCCCGAGGAGCCGGGGGGTGATGCCGCCGCCACAGCCGCCGGCCCGAGGCGCGTCGAGGTCCCCCGGCCCCCCTCCATCGAGGAGTTCACCATCGTGAAGCCCATCAGCCGCGGCGCCTTCGGGAAGGTGTACCTGGGCCGCAAGGCGGGCCGGCTCTATGCCGTGAAG gtgaTGAAAAAAGCAGACATGATCAACAAAAACATGGTTCACCAGGTCCAGGCAGAGAGGGATGCATTGGCTCTCAGTAAAAGTCCTTTCATTGTGCACTTATACTACTCACTTCAGTCAGCTAATAACATCTACTTA GTGATGGAGTACCTTATTGGAGGAGATGTCAAATCTCTTCTCCATATTTATGGATATTTTGATGAAGAAATGGCTGTTAAGTATATTTCTGAAGCAGCATTGGCCCTTGACTATCTTCACAGGCACGGGATAATCCACag GGATCTGAAGCCAGACAACATGCTCATTTCTAATCAGGGCCATATAAAGTTGACAGACTTTGGGCTTTCCAGAGTTACTCTGAACAGAG AGATAAATATGATAGATATCCTTACTACACCATCAATGGCAAAGCCAAAGCAGGACTATTCACGTACTCCAGGACAATTGTTGTCTCTTATCAGTTCTCTGGGCTTT TATTCTCCTGTTGGAATGAAAATGCCAGCGCACAATTCAAGTCAATCATCTGACAGTTTGCGTGGAGTGGTTTCTCCCTTACCTATGGTCCAGAAGGAAAATACTCCTCTTTCAACTAAATTATTCAAAACAC atCTTGATAATTCTCAATTAACGCCTGTGATGCCAGCAAGAAGTTTGACTCCTACTCTACTTCAGTCAAGAAAGAGGTTTGGTACTTACAGTGTTAGTAGTgagtcacacacacacctgtCCAATGTGGAATCAGaatgctgcagcagccccaggcaggagAAAGATGTAGAG CACAGTGAAGATGAACCTAGTTCTACAACGTGCAAAACAAATAACAGTGGGTCAGCTGTCCCTTCGAACGTTGAGTTAACAAATAGCAAAAGTAttgaagttttaaagaaaaaagaacttgaGTCTGCTGTTTCTCCCATTGTCAGAAATGATTCTGGCTGTAGGCAGAAGTTGGCAAGTGAACATTCGAATATAACAGATACATTTTCTTACTATGCCCTTCACGTCCAGTGTGCTTATGAGAGTATTTCTGAAAAGACTTGGGAAGAAAACGTGTgtgtaaataaaagaaagataacCGATGAAACAGCAGAAACTTCCAATCCACAACAGTCATCTTCAAGGCAGAATGAGCCtttcaaagaggaagaaatttttgaaaagcCAGGTGTTAAAAGAGGCTTTGAATTAGTTGATACCAGTCCTTGTCAGGAACTTAACTATGTTAAAAAAAGCAATGCAGAATATAAGCGTGGCTGTCAGATCTCAGAATTTGCAGCAAACAATAGGACGGGTTTGACAACAGAAATTCAGTCCTTAGTGCTCTGTAATGATGGATGCCCACGTGACACCTGCAAAAGTGAGGAGGAAGTTAAGTGTTCTATTAGCAACCAGCAAACAGAAAGATCACTTACTCCAACTATAGCCAAAAATCTTATGTGTGATCTGGATGCAGACTACAGAAAGGATGATGAAAAGGAGTACATGAACTCAAGTTTTTTAGACACCGACGATGAAAAACCTTTAGGAATCCTCAGTGCAGATTCTGATGTATTTACCGACATGTCTGTTACAGAAAGCCATttagaaaagcagcttttagaTTTGGACAAAAGTGTTAAAGACCTCTCCTTTGAGGAGCCAAAACCTGAAGGTGTGCTGATAACATCACCAAAGTCCCAAGATGCCTCACGAAGTGGAGAGGAAGCACATACACTCCAGGACTGCAAGCTGTTACATCATGAAAAGGATAATGACCAGAAACACGGGGAAGGAGCTTACCTTAACACAGTATCTCCTCCTTCAGAAAAGATGATGGAAGCTCTGAGTCTCTTAAAAAAAGGCGCTGTTGTTTTTCGAAGTTATAATAGTCCAATTAATATGTCCAATGTATCTGAGCCGTGTAGCATGGCTTCTTTAGATATAATGGATCTTTCACCCGCTTGTAGTGGCTCTTACCCAACAGCTATCACTCCATCACAGAAAGGAAGGCCATATCAGACCTATCAG ACACCTCGTCAGGGGGATGCTGGCACACCATATCGGACTCCAAAGAGTGTAAGAAGAGGAGCTGCCCCAGTAGAAGGTGAACGCATCCTAGGGACCCCAGACTACCTGGCACCGGAGCTGCTTTTGACAAAGCCTCATG GGACTGTGATCTCTG GTTCTGCTGTAGACTGGTGGGCCCTCGGAGTCTGTCTGTTTGAGTTTCTAACTGGAATTCCACCTTTTAATGATGAAACACCAGCACAggttttccaaaatattttgaaaagag ATATTCCCTGGCCTGAGGGTGAAGAAAAGCTGTCTGATAATGCCCAAAATGCAATAGATATTCTTCTAACAATTGACACTACTAAAAGAGCTGGACTGAAAG AGCTGAAACATCACCCCCTCTTTCACAGTGTGGACTGGGATAATCTGCAGAATCAAACCATGCCATTTATACCTCAGCCGGATGATGAAACTGATACCTCTTACTTTGAAGCAAGGAATAATGCTCAGCACCTGACTGTGTCTGGATTTAGCTTGTAG